In Macaca mulatta isolate MMU2019108-1 chromosome 16, T2T-MMU8v2.0, whole genome shotgun sequence, the sequence CTAGCTTCTCCCAGTCTGAGAAAGAGACTGGCCGGACCCCTGAAGCAGAGGGGAGATTCTTAACACCTCCTCCTTCACCCCTCCCAGAACAAGCCCCTCCCAAAGAGTGAGGCCCCAGAGAAGGaccacccaccccacctcccaggaCCTCAGCATCGGGGCCCAGACCTCGGCTGCTGAGCAGGGCCTGGATGGCAGCGTAGCCAGGCCTGGGGCCCGAGGGGAGCAGCCCAGCCTTCAGGTCCTGCAGCAACATCTGGCCAGTGAGGAAGCTGTCAGTCATGGTTGTGGCTATGACACCTGTAGGTCCTCTCTTCACCCAGCCGCTGCAGTAGAGGCCTGAGAGGGGGTAacaaaaggggaaggaagggaggtggCTGGATACCACCCTGGCCATCCTGTGCCCACAATCTATACCATGTGCACGCACACAGACACCCCACGCCTCTCAGCAGACTGTCGGCTGAGCCCGCTGTGGCCACTGGTCCACTGCCCTGGATTCTTCTCGCCCTGTTTTTACCAGGCTGACCCCTTATACCTGTTTCTCTATAGATGAGGGGATCCCTAAGCTTAGGAGCTGAGGCTTGCTCCCCTGCAGTTTCAGTAGGCCCTTGGTAAATGTTTACCAAGTGAATTAATCACTAGATAGGTATGTGGGCCCTTAGTAAAGctggaagctccctgaggacaCAGGTTGCCTTATTAATCTCCAATCCCAGCACTAAGCACAGGGCCTAGCCCAGAACAGACCTcagtaaatgtctgttgaatgacTTAATGACCCGACATATGGCCCATATGTCCTAGCTAGACTGGAACTTCTCTCAGGGCCAAGAGGAGGGTGGTACTGGGTCCTGGAGAGGGCCTGCCCTACAGAAGCTTCTCAGTGCGTGTTGCTAGATGAATGAACGTGTGGCCCCAGGAGATACCAGCTTCTCGGCCTCTCACCATAATTCAGCACCCAGCCTCCTCACACCCTCTCACCTGGCACATCCATAACCCGGCCCTCCACATTGGGGATGACCCCAAGCTTGGAGTCAAAGGGCACGCTTGGGTCCACAGGACGGCTCTTATATCCAACGCTGCTGAGCACCAGCCCACAAGGGAGGTCTTCCATGTCTCCCGTGGGCACTGCACGGGTGGCCTCACCGACACCCTGTTGGGGAGAGTGTGGGCAACACCAGGCTGGGGTGGCAGAGGCCTGGGAACGGGGTGTCTTTGGGAAACGTGAGACTCACCTCCAGTCTAGTGACTGCCAGGCGGACACCTGCCGCCCGCCGCCCATCtggtgagggcagcacctgctgGGGGCTTCGGAAAAAGCGGAGGCCCCAGGCACGGGAGGCTGATGCCCAGCGGGCAGCCTCCTCTGGCCCTGGCTTCTCCGTGGCCGTTCGAAGCAGCAGTTCCGTCAGCCGCTTCCTTGGGCGGGGGACCTCTGTTGGCAACGTAGAATGTCTCCAGGCTGTCCCTGGGCCCCAGCCCTCTCCCTGCACACCCTTCCCCAGTCCCTGTCTGACCTAGGCCACCCTCCCCCTAGTATTTGGGGGGCCAGGCCAGGGTCCCTCACCCTTGATCTTGTCCTGGAGGCCCAAGAAATCCGCAGGATCCAAAATGGGCCGCGCTCCCGGTAACTGAATCATCTCCCGAAGCTCCTTGAAgatgggggcagggaagggggaggaggtcAGGCCCGGGACACAGTCCACCTCAGCCCACCCCAGGGTCCAGCCCAGGCAGGAGACACCTCCCCTCTTCCCTGAAGGCACAGGGCCCCCGGGGCCCTGGCTGCTCCCCTTCTTCCATCCCAGGCAGCAGCTACTCCCAGGGGCTCTGCCCCACCCCTGCTCCTTAAGGAGAGGCCCCCTCCACTTGGAACCCTGGCTCCTCCCACTCTGGCCCCAGCACCTTAATGGTGAAGGCCACTTGCAGGGGTCCACGCCGGCCCActagccacactgtcttcactCGACTCTGCCTCAGTACACCCAGGGCTGCCTTCGTGATGTCCGTTCTCTGGCACAAAAGGAGGGCCTTGGAGTCATCAGACACTGACCCAGGAAAGGGCACTCTCCATTTGGTCATGTCCCCACCGTGGGCCAGACGGCTGGCGgcccaaaattgcaccactgctccCCCCTGGTGGCCAGATGGAGCATTGCTGCCAACTCTGCAAATGGCTCCAACTAATAGCACACCAGAACCACACGgtcattcaacaagtattcacTGGGCCTCTACCATGTGCTCCCCGACATGCGAAGAGCTTGGAGGAGCAGAGGTGGTCAATGGTGAGCAAAAGAGACAAGGTGCAGGCCCTCACAGAGCTTCAGATCTGCTGGGGAGATAAATACTCATCAAACACTCATCAATGTGTGTAAAATTGCCGTGGCGATAACAGGCTGTGAAACAGAAGCAGACAGGGCTATGGGAGGAGGCAAGATGGGGGAGTGGACCAATTCAGGGACGTTCTGGTGGAAAGGACAACTGAGCCAAGATTTCAAAGGTGAACTTTAGCTGTTaactggtgggaggtgagtggGGATGATCCAAGCAGGGGATGGTGTGAGCAAGGGTCCTGTGGCGTACTgaagaataagagaaaaacacCACTTAGCTGGAGTgcagaaagtgaagggaaaaTGGTAGAAGAGGAAGCTCATGGCACTGCCCTTCAGAGGGCCTCTGCCTGGGCACCACAGGGAAACAGAGGCACTGAGTCCAGCTTGGAGAGGTGAGGCCTGAACCCTGCAGACAAGGGCACTCTATCCTCAGGGTGACTCCCCCTCCACCCCCCCCAGCCCCGACCTAACACTCACCTCCAGGTGCTCAGGTGGGGTCAGTAGGATGCGGGCCACATCCAGAGCCACGTTCCCCTGCCCCAGAATCACGGCTGTGTCACAGCTCAAGTCTGGCTCCAGCTGGAGGGAAAAGGTCTCGATAGGGTCCCCCAGCCTTGCTCCACTCAGCTCATCTCAGTCTGCAGGTGCCTCACGCCTGGTCCCCACTGTGCCCTGGGGCTTCCCCACACTGGTAAAGTCCACAACTCTGgtccctcctcccccacctgGACCCAGCTCTCCCCCAAGGTCCTCCACAGCtggcctcccacctcagtcagCATGAGGTCACGTCTCGCCATTGAATGGCagctccctccctctttccccagggCTGGCATTAAAAGGCTGAGGGGCGGGGAGGAAGAGGCAGCAGGCATGCTCCCCAAACTCACCTCCCGGTTCTCAGGAAGCCCGTTGTACCAGCCCACGAAGGCCCGGGCGGAGCACACACCTGGCAGCTCCTCACCAGGAATTTCCAGGGCCCGATGGTCCTCTGCCCCGTAGCTCTGATGAAAGATGGCAGGCCCAAGACCCACAGCCCTCAACACCAGCACTGATGGGCCGGGCAGCCCCCCAGGCTCCCAGTGGCCTCCTTCCAGCTTCTCCTCAGCAGCTTGCATCCTGGCCTCACCCCTGCTGCCTTCCACCCCCAGCCACCAGTCCCCttctgcagcccctgcctccccgACCTAGGGCCTGGCTGCACTCACCAGCACCACAGCATGGTAGGCCTCCCGCAGCTCCGGCACCGTCACGTCCCTGCCCACCTCCACGTTGCCCCAGAAGGCACAGCGGCCAGAGTGGGCCGTCTGGGTAAATGTGTTGATGACATTCTGCCAGGTCCCCCAGGAATGGGAGGGGTTAGAGGGTGAGGTAGCTCCAGGGTCCACGTCTGCACCACCCTCACCGCTGTGTGTCCCCAGGATGAAAGCTGGGCGGCATCGGCACAGACGGCATGAAGTCCTGTCATCCAGCCAGGGAGCCTCCCTGCCCTCCTCATCTTGACCAAAGCCTCCAAACCCCAGCCTCCAGGCCCACAGAGACCCACCTTCACCTCGGGGTGATCAGGCGCCACGCCAAAGCGCACCAGGCCAAAGGGCACGGGCTGCTTCTCGTAGATGTCCACGTGGGCCTGGGGGTGCTGCTGGGAACAGGGTGGCAGCTGGTGGGGCTGAGAGAGAGGCTGGGACCCCCCAGGTCCTCCCCTTCCCCAGACAGAGCAGGAGAGTTCAGGACTCTGGGCTGAGAACACAAGGTTTCCACCCTCTGCAAGGAAAAAGAGCACTCACTCCTCGCGGCGGCTCGCACCTGtcagcccagcactttgggaggctgaggcgggtggatcacctgaggtcaggagttcgagaccagcctgaccaacatggtgaaacccatctctactaaaaacacaaaaattagcagggcatggtagtgggcacctgtaatcccagctactcaggaggctgaggcaggagaatcacttgaacccgggaggcagagtttgcagtgagccaagatcgcgcaactgtactccagcctcggtgacagagcaagactctgtatcaaaaaaaaaaaaaaaaagaaaagaaaaaaggagacgGCCAGCCCTTGGAGATGGGGAGAAATGTGGCCAGCTGAGGAGGCTGTGGCTTTCCCCAGGTGGCATTGTATCAGGGCGGCTTCTTGATCTTCTCAGGTCAAGCGCAACCCACAGCCCTGGCCTCCAACCCTTCGACACTTGGGACCCTCAGGTCCCAGCCAGTCTGAGGACCTGAGGGCCACCCTCCAAATTCACAGGTGCCTTAGCTCTAGTGCCCAGGACCACGCTCTGGGAAAAGGGGAGCAGCAGGACAGGGAGGGGGCAGAGCTGGGGATTCATGGGGAAGAGAGGTGGAAATGGGCCTGCTCCCAGTCTTAGAGAGACAGTCTCAGGCAGTGGTTCTGCGCTGACCGCCTTCCCGGGGCACCTT encodes:
- the FDXR gene encoding LOW QUALITY PROTEIN: NADPH:adrenodoxin oxidoreductase, mitochondrial (The sequence of the model RefSeq protein was modified relative to this genomic sequence to represent the inferred CDS: inserted 1 base in 1 codon), coding for MASRCWRWWGWSAWPRTRPPPAGSTPTFGGSVEVRDPXNATALRNKRRRMQVRVKLGKFQLLLDIQEKTPQICVVGSGPAGFYTAQHLLKHPQAHVDIYEKQPVPFGLVRFGVAPDHPEVKNVINTFTQTAHSGRCAFWGNVEVGRDVTVPELREAYHAVVLSYGAEDHRALEIPGEELPGVCSARAFVGWYNGLPENRELEPDLSCDTAVILGQGNVALDVARILLTPPEHLERTDITKAALGVLRQSRVKTVWLVGRRGPLQVAFTIKELREMIQLPGARPILDPADFLGLQDKIKEVPRPRKRLTELLLRTATEKPGPEEAARWASASRAWGLRFFRSPQQVLPSPDGRRAAGVRLAVTRLEGVGEATRAVPTGDMEDLPCGLVLSSVGYKSRPVDPSVPFDSKLGVIPNVEGRVMDVPGLYCSGWVKRGPTGVIATTMTDSFLTGQMLLQDLKAGLLPSGPRPGYAAIQALLSSRGVRPVSFSDWEKLDAEEVARGQGTGKPREKLVDPQEMLRLLGH